The DNA segment AGTGGTCGTTTTAGTTGTTGACATCTTCACCGAAGACTTGCAATTGTCTTCTTTCGATCCTTCTTCACATTTAGACTCATTCCATTTACTTCCCCCACTCAAGTATTCAGAACCATCATCACTATCACTTCTTCGTAGTGGTTCAGTTTCCTCATGCGAGTGACCTGACCCTTTCTCCCGCCTTGAGACTAGTCCATCTCGTTGCAAGCGGAAGTATCTTGGATCGGCATCATAAGGCAATGGTCTTGGAGGAGAGCGGTACATATCAGATAGTGAGTTATCAAGAGATGCTGTACCTTGAGTCAGTGAAGGAATGACACTTTGTTCTCCTCTATGAAACAATGATGTATACTGCAGGATTTAAAAAAAGGAATGATCTAAATAATAGCAAATGAAGGGAAATCATTATGTCAGAAACCTATTCAGCAAAAGCCTTGCCTCCAAGCTGCTAATGATTGAACTCCAAGATTTTATATGAAGAGATTGTGCAGATGGGTCcagctactaaaaagcaaaaatataTAGCAATATATAATTATTCATGTGCCATGTGCGGGAGCTTCTGATGGTCAGTCTAGGTGAGATAGTAAAGGTGTTTCGGGGTAACGTGAAGGCCAAATTAACCTCCTTTTGCAATGCAATGGAGTCTCGCGTACTAGGCTGCCCAGATGTTTGAAATCTCTCCTTGCTATAAGATCTTATTTCTAGAAAAGGTATTGTCTGTAAGAATTGGCGTTCCATATCCACAGGCTTAAACCATTGCTCTTCTCATTTTAATTCTTTTAGCAGACACGAAAACAGACTCAAGTAATTTCACGCAAGAGGAACCTAAATCTGTCCTTTTCCAGCAAAATTTAGCAGAGGAACACCAAAACTGCAGCAGCTATATATCAAGCTACCACAAACTTACCTAGTTTTTGAGTTGTAATATGCTGGTTTTTATTAACAAAAATTCAAGGAAAGTAAATGAGTTCTGAGTCTACTATCAAAGCACCTAAATATCAGCTTCAGCCACAACCACTGATGTTCGCAGTTCAACAAATCAAAAGCTGCTCAAAACATGATCAAGCTTTAGCCCAAATATCGGAGCAGATGACAAAAATTAAGTTTGAAGCTCTAACTAGATAACAATtcaaggaagagtattctcaattTTGGACAGAAATACTAGAAAAGTTACCATTGAATGAATAATCAGTAAGTAGCAGGGAGTACGTTTGCAAAGAGAACAAAAAGAGGAGATTATCCAACAAAATTGTGTAAAAAAGCATACCACATGCAAGAAGTTCTGAACAAAAGATCGAGGGCATAAGCAGTTCCTATACATTGAGCTGTTGGGATTGGCCAAATCTTCACATTCATCTCGCAAACAGCAACAAAATGCACCCATGATAGCGTCTTCAATCTACTTCAATAGCTCGAAAACCTTTTCTATAATCATTGGCAGTCCCCCAGTGTCATGATCACGCACGGTTATGGAAGCAAAACGTGTGGCAATCGAAATATGGGAATATGTGAAAGAAACCGAAAGAAGACTTTCAGCAAGCAGATGAAGCAAACCAGTTGGGCACCCTCGGTCTTCAGGAAACCTCAAACGAGTATATGCCCTTTGTAATGCTTGAGTAATCTGAGCGGTTCTGTCACACCCAATGAACCGTAGAGAAGTTAAATCAACAACACTACAGGAAAATTAAGCAAAGTAGCTATGGTTTGCAACCTATGCTCGGATAAAATGCCGCCGCACCCATATCGGATCCTCCAAATATGCATTACGTTTGGAGGATCTGACACACACCTGGTGGCATCTTTGGAGGATCCGAGCAACACAATTTCCAATAATAATTAGCTTCAATCGCAAACTAGTTGTGGACTATATGATTCGTCCATATCATTCTGTTTCATTCCAATACTCAACAGTTTGACTAAGATAAATTTTAGAGGTTCTCTAGAGTTTAAATTCTATGTATTAGACGGTGTAAAGAATATTTTACAGAATCAGAATCAGGTCTAACTACAAGTAAGTATATTTAATAGCGGTGATTGGTAACCTCGAATAAATGTTAAGTAACCTATTTAAATGATGTAATAAAATGATTATACTGTTAATGCATACAATTTAAGTAAAAAATTTAATAGTTTGAGTGGAAGAAGCTCAATTatcataaaaagaagaaaatcattTTCAGAATGCCACACTCCTCTAGCTCCACAACAGGGACAGGACTGTGATTCATCATACAGAATTATCATAATTCATTATACTGTTAGTGCATATAAAAATACATTTTTTGGAACTTAAAAACCAAAAAAGAACTTTAGTGTTGAAAATAACTCAATCAACCAATTCAGACAACACCCACTTAAGGTAACATTAGATTATTTAGAAATTAAGCTtctaaaaagagaaaataagagagtAATGAGAAAACAAACTAATAATTAAAGAAAGATTAAGAGAAAAGTACCTTCACTCATGGAGCtatgagagagagagacagagagagaggagagaagagagaagagagaagaaaaagatgaTTTTAATCAAGTGAAGACAGTAGCCTAGAAATCGGAAGTCAGATGTTTTGGATTGTTGACGATGATATCGTTGGATTTTTCGAATATTAATATTTGGCCTTAATATTACTTCACCTATTTTAGTTTACATGACACCTTTTTTGGGTTAATTACTTTAAACACTCATAGAAATATCATTAAGTTTCAGATATATTCCCTTTATACTTTAAAGCAAAACTTATATTTCATATACTACGAAAATTCTACACATACTGTGtagttttttcaattttaataatttttaggTAACTTCAAATTCACCTTTTACTTTTCTTAGAAGTATAATTTTGcgtttaaagaaaaatcaaatgtTTCATAGCGAGGATGGATAGTGGTCCCAATTGATCTATTTTGGGGCTCTATATTTTCAATTAACGTAGTTGCGCGACGTAAGTTCTACATAAAACTATGATCGATTATTGTATGTTTTCAACAGCTTGTTGgaattgtgattttattgattgtAGTATGTTAGGATTAGGGGTGGAAAACgggcgggtcgggtcggatatgggcAGGTCAAAACggataattcaaaaaataaataaattatccgGCCCGGTCCGTATTTGAGAAGGATAAAAAATCGGGTTATCCGAcggataatatgaatatccatattatccatgacttcttgaatatgatcacttttgggagaattcctagtatgccaaacttgaggaacccccaatttcaGGCTTTACAcatgtaaaagttaaacacattagttatccatttagttaaccattttctaagtggataatatgattcttatccatattcaacccgtttttaaaaagttcattatccaacccatttttaatggataatatgggtggataactattttcttttaaccattttaccACCTCTACTTAGGATTATGAGTATAGCTCTATAATTTAACACATTTTCTTTACCTTACCTGTAATTCTTGGATTTATATCCTAATCAGCTGTATAAAGGGGAGACCAACATAATAAAATTAACACAACTTTATAGTCATTCATCTCTAGCCTTGTACATTTGTCACGGCCCGGAGTTTCTaccttcgggatcgtgatggtgcctaacatttcatttcctaggcaagccaatattagctATATTTATTAACCATTTAAACAATCGAAATCAAATGATAACCATAAA comes from the Nicotiana tabacum cultivar K326 chromosome 14, ASM71507v2, whole genome shotgun sequence genome and includes:
- the LOC107766716 gene encoding E3 ubiquitin-protein ligase At3g02290 isoform X1, translated to MGAFCCCLRDECEDLANPNSSMYRNCLCPRSFVQNFLHVYTSLFHRGEQSVIPSLTQGTASLDNSLSDMYRSPPRPLPYDADPRYFRLQRDGLVSRREKGSGHSHEETEPLRRSDSDDGSEYLSGGSKWNESKCEEGSKEDNCKSSVKMSTTKTTTGFANIYSSEDEDICPTCLEEYTEEDPKIMTKCSHHFHLACIYEWMERSDSCPICGKAFGIVLMEVDRPYTQDVDESLDFVARNKSPKNRNKHM
- the LOC107766716 gene encoding E3 ubiquitin-protein ligase At3g02290 isoform X2 translates to MGAFCCCLRDECEDLANPNSSMYRNCLCPRSFVQNFLHVYTSLFHRGEQSVIPSLTQGTASLDNSLSDMYRSPPRPLPYDADPRYFRLQRDGLVSRREKGSGHSHEETEPLRRSDSDDGSEYLSGGSKWNESKCEEGSKEDNCKSSVKMSTTKTTTGFANIYSSEDEDICPTCLEEYTEEDPKIMTKCSHHFHLACIYEWMERSDSCPICGKNICFKFEELFGSL
- the LOC107766716 gene encoding E3 ubiquitin-protein ligase At3g02290 isoform X3, whose translation is MGAFCCCLRDECEDLANPNSSMYRNCLCPRSFVQNFLHVYTSLFHRGEQSVIPSLTQGTASLDNSLSDMYRSPPRPLPYDADPRYFRLQRDGLVSRREKGSGHSHEETEPLRRSDSDDGSEYLSGGSKWNESKCEEGSKEDNCKSSVKMSTTKTTTGFANIYSSEDEDICPTCLEEYTEEDPKIMTKCSHHFHLACIYEWMERSDSCPICGKEMEFDDTG